The Curtobacterium sp. MCSS17_015 genomic sequence GCGAGCACTCCCCCGTCGCCTCGGCCCGGGCGGTGCCCGAGACGAGCACACCCTTGTGCAGGCCCTCGAGCTTGACGTCGAGGTGCATCTGGTCGCCCTCGCGCACGGCGATGAGACCGGCACCGAGGGTGCTCGGCACCGTGATGTCGAGCGACACCTCGCGCATGTCGCCCGGCCGGTGCGCGAGGTCACGCACACGCAGGGCGTAGGGGCTGTTCACGGAGGAAGACACGATCAACCAGCCTAGCGCGCCCGGGCCGACGAGTCGAGCACCCGACGCGTGTCGCGGACCGGTGTCGGTCCGCTGCCGGAGGTCAGCCCCGTCCGGCGAGCGCCCTGGCCACCGCATCGGTCACGTACGGCGTCACGTCGCCCCCCAGCGACGAGACCTGCCGGATGAGCGAGCTCGACACGTGCGCACGGGCAGCGTCCGGCAGGAGGAAGACCGTCTCGACCCCGGCCAGGTGCCGGTTCATGATCGCCATCGGCGTCTCGTACGCGACGTCCTCGCCCGACCGGACGCCCTTCACCAGGATCGTCGACCCGACCTGCCGGCAGTAGTCGACGAGGAGCCCCGCGGTCCACTCACCCACGACGATCCGTCCCGGGACGCCGAGCTCGGCGAGCGAGGCCTCGATGAGCCGGACGCGGTCGCCGGCGTCGAACAGTGCCCCCGTCTTCTCGGGGTTGTGCACGACCAGCACGTGGACCTCGTCGAACAGCTCCGCCGCGCGCGTGATCACGTCGAGGTGCCCCAGGGTCACGGGGTCGAACGAACCGGGCACCACGGCGATCTTCGTCATGCCGGCGACGATACCGGCCGGGTGCTGGTCAGTTCTTGCCGAGGAAGGCCGCGTCGGACTCGTCGAGGCGACGCGCGAGGGCGTCGCGGAGGGCCGGGCTGCCGCTCAGGTCCGGGTCGTGCTCGAGGACGCGCTCGGCCTCAGCACGTGCGTCGACGATGAGGTCGGCGTGCTGCACGACCCGCAGCAGGGTGAGCGAGGACCGGCCGCCGGACTGCCGCTCGCCGAGCACGTCCCCCTCGCGCCGGAGCTCGAGGTCGACCCGGGCCAGTTCGAAGCCGTCGTCGGACGCGGCGACGGCGTCCACGCGCTCGCGTGACACCGTCTCGGCCTCGGCGGAGGTGACGAGCAGGCAGACGCCGGCGTACTGTCCGCGGCCGATGCGCCCGCGGAGCTGGTGCAGCTGCGACACCCCGAACCGGTCCGCGTCGAGCACCGCCATCATCGAGGCGTTCGGCACGTCGACGCCGACCTCGATCACCGTCGTGGCGACGAGCACGTCGACCACGCCGTCGGCGAAGGACGTCATCACGCGGTCCTTCTCCTCCGCGGTCATGCGCCCGTGCAGGACCTCGATCCGTCGACCCTCCAGCACGGGCATCGTCCGCATCCGTTCGGCGGTCGCGAGGACGGTCGCCGGCTTCCGGGCCGGCGCGCCCTCGGTCTCGGTGCCGTCGGCGGCAGGACCGGGCGTGCCGTCGTCCTCGCCGTGGGTGTCGTCGATCGCGGGGCAGACCACGAACGCCTGACGGCCGGCGGACAGCTCCTCGGCCATCCGGGTCCAGATGCGGTGCTCCCACCCCGGGTGCTCGGCCAGTCCGACCGTGAAGGTCTCGACCCCGGCGCGGCCGGACGGCATGCCCTGGATCGTCGACACGTCGAGGTCGCCGAACACCGTCATGGCGACCGTTCGCGGGATCGGCGTCGCGGTGAGCACCAGGACGTGCGGGGGTGTCGCCCCCTTCGTCCGCAGGGCCTCGCGCTGCTCGACGCCGAAACGGTGCTGCTCGTCCACGACCACCAGGCCGAGTTCGGCGAAGTCCACCCGGTCGCCGAGCAGCGCGTGCGTGCCGACGACGAGGCGGGAGCCGCCGGAGGCCGCGGCGAGGAGCG encodes the following:
- the coaD gene encoding pantetheine-phosphate adenylyltransferase: MTKIAVVPGSFDPVTLGHLDVITRAAELFDEVHVLVVHNPEKTGALFDAGDRVRLIEASLAELGVPGRIVVGEWTAGLLVDYCRQVGSTILVKGVRSGEDVAYETPMAIMNRHLAGVETVFLLPDAARAHVSSSLIRQVSSLGGDVTPYVTDAVARALAGRG